The Deinococcus aquaticus genomic interval CGGCCGCGCGGGCCTCCGGGGCGGCGGCCTGCGCCTTCTGCCCGCCGTCCTTTTGCCCACCTTCCTTCTGCGCGCCGTCCTTCTGGCCGTCCGGGCGGGCCGCGCCGGACTTCTGCGCCGGCGCGGGCGGGGTGACCGGCACGGTCTGCATGCGGATCTCGCGGACGTGCGGGGTGGACGACACGACCACGCGGCGCGTTTCGGGCGGGCGGGGCGTCTCGCGGCGCGGCTGCGGGGCCGGCGCGTGCGGTTTCACGACCGCCTCGACCTGATACCTGCCCGGTGCCAGGGGCGTGAGCGTCAGTACGTCGTTCACGCCCAGGTGCTGCGCGTGGTACAGCCCGCCCAGCCCCCACACCCGCATGCGGTCCAGGTCCACCTGCACCGCGTGCTCATCGCCTTTCTCGTCGACCAGCACGGCGGGCCCCGCGTTCGGGAAGGTGCTTTCGAGGTACTTGAGGAGGCGCAGGCTGCCTTCCTGAAGGCAGGGGCGGGTAACGATGTACCGGATTGATTTCACGCGTTGACTCCTCCGTTGAAAGCGTCCCTGGGCGTTCTGGGCGCGGCAGGTGTGGGTAAATTGTTCCTAAACTAGCAGAAATACTCGCGTGCAACCGCACATTTCTTCGCAGGGCAGCATCACCGGGCCTCATGAGGGGAGGCTGGGCGTTCCATGACCCGCGCACGGACGGCCCGGCCGGGCCCCTGCCGTATCCTGACGGGCATGACCGACGCCACCTTGCAAGCCGTTCAGCTCGTGCAGGCCTACTACGCCGCCTTCAACCGCGGCGACGCGGCGGGCATGCTGGCCCTGCTGACTGACGACGTGCGCCACGACATCAACGAGGGCGACACGCAGACCGGCCTGGACGCCTTCCGCGCCTTCCTGGCGAAGATGGACGCCCACTACCGCGAGCGCGCCGAGGATCTGGTCGTCATGGCCACCCCGGACGGCACGCGTGCCAGTGCCGAGTTCGTCATTCACGGCGAGTACCTGCGCACCGACCCCGGCCTGCCCGAAGCGCAGGGGCAGCGCTACGTGCTGCCGGTCGGCGCGTTCTTCGACGTGCGCGGAGGAAAGATCGCCCGCGTGACCAACTACTACAACCTCGCGGACTGGACCCGGCAGGTCGAGCAGGCCAGCGCTTGAGCCTGAGCGTCACCACGGTCGGCGGGCCGGACCTCGCGCCGTTCATTCCGGCACTGGCCCGCCTGAGAACCCTGGTGTTCCGCGCGTACCCGTACCTGTACGACGGCGACCCCGGCTACGAGGAACGCTACCTGCAGACGTACCTGGACGCCCCCGACGCCATCATCGTGCTGGCCCGCGACGGCGAGGACGTGATCGGCGCCAGCAGCGCCCTGCCGCTCACGCAGGAAACCGACGACATCCGCGCGCCCCTGCACGCCCCGGAATTCGACCCGACTGACGTGCTGTACCTGGGCGAGAGCGTCCTTAAAGCCGAGTACCGCGGGCGCGGCCTGGGTCACGCCTTCTTCGACCACCGCGAGGCGCACGCCGCACGCCTGGGCCTGAACACCACCGCGTTCTGTGCCGTGCAGCGCCCAGACGACCACCCAGCGCGGCCCACCCCGTACCGCACGCACCACGCCTTCTGGGCCGCGCGCGGTTACACCGAACGCCCGGACCTGACCACCACCCTGACCTGGAAGGACCTGGGCGACGACCACGAAACGCCCAAACCCATGCGCTACTGGATCAGGAAAACCCAGGCAGGGGGATAGTCACGGACGGGTGAAAGGAACGGGCCGACCGCTCAGCGGTGACCGTTCTGGGCGGCCTTCTCGGCATCCAGGCGTTTCTTCGCCTGCGCCCACGAGAACGACCGGAAGGCGTCCACTGCGAACCACACGGCCAGCACGGCCGCCACCGCCACCCACACCCAACTCTGGGACTGCGTGGCAAGGAACGCCAGGACCGCGCAGAGCACGGCCAGCGCAACGCTAGAGGCGAACACGATATGGGGGGGTACGCGGCGACCGAACATGCCACGCAGCGTACCCCCCGCACTCTT includes:
- a CDS encoding ketosteroid isomerase-related protein codes for the protein MTDATLQAVQLVQAYYAAFNRGDAAGMLALLTDDVRHDINEGDTQTGLDAFRAFLAKMDAHYRERAEDLVVMATPDGTRASAEFVIHGEYLRTDPGLPEAQGQRYVLPVGAFFDVRGGKIARVTNYYNLADWTRQVEQASA
- a CDS encoding GNAT family N-acetyltransferase yields the protein MSLSVTTVGGPDLAPFIPALARLRTLVFRAYPYLYDGDPGYEERYLQTYLDAPDAIIVLARDGEDVIGASSALPLTQETDDIRAPLHAPEFDPTDVLYLGESVLKAEYRGRGLGHAFFDHREAHAARLGLNTTAFCAVQRPDDHPARPTPYRTHHAFWAARGYTERPDLTTTLTWKDLGDDHETPKPMRYWIRKTQAGG